From the genome of Dehalococcoidia bacterium:
CCTGGCTACGAAAACGCTGTGCCTTAATAATGATCACCCCGTCTCTAGTCATTTTTTTACCTGCAAGAATACGAAGGCGTTTTTTTATGTTTTCAGGTATATATACCGAATGAGTAACGTCAAAGTAGAGCTGAACTGCAGTTGAGACCTTATTAACATTTTGGCCGCCTGGACCTGAAGAAGTAATGAAGCTGAATCTCACTTCATTTTCTGGTATCTCTATATGTCTAGATATTTTTAACAAGCCAAGCCTTTATTGAAGGTACAGCGTCTATGCTATGCTCTCTTTTATTTTCATAAGAGGCAATATGACTCGCAGCAAAAATCGCGTACGCTTCGGAATAAATCCTCGAGGACTTCCCTACGATCAAATAATTAAAGTCGCAAAAGCTGCTGAAGCTGCAGGTTTTGCAAATATTTCCTTCAGCGATCGACCCCCAGAGAACAACCTAGAAGGGTGGACGCTCGCTACTGCGGTGGCAGTACAAACTTCAAAAATTCGAGTAACTCATTCAACATTGAATGTTCCCTTCCGTAACCCCGCGTTATTATCAAAAATGGCTACTGGCCTTGATGTAATAACGGGAGGAGATCGTTTAATACTGACTCTCGGCGCAGGTATCCAAGAAGATCATTTTGTTAATTACGGAATTGAATTCGGCTCTGCTGGGTACAGGGTGGATGGAGTTATCGATACCATAGAAATATTAAGAGGCACTTGGCAAAGCGACTCTTTCAGTTACCAAGGTAATCGCTATTCTGTAGAAAATGCAGTTGTTACACCGCGTCCAGTCAATGCTTCTATTCCAATTTTTCTTGGAGCTGCACTACCACGAATGCTTCGATTATCCGGGGAGCAGGCTGATGGATGGATCCGAAATGGAGGCTGGCCTGCGGATATTGATGCCTACAAAGCACAGCTCGAGATTCTTGAAGAATCTGCTACTCGAGTTCATCGTGACCCCGGAACTATTCACCGGGTAGTCAATTGCAATGCGTATGTTGGAAATGACGACCCTGATTCCAAGCTCGCTCCTACTTTCGGGAATCAAGGAGGACTTACAGGCAGTCCTGACCAAGTATTAGAAATAATTGAAACCTATCGAGAAGCGGGCGTGGATACTTTCCATGTCCAATTTCTTAATGACATTATTGATGAACAAATACCTGAATTCGGAGAAAAAATAATAGCTAAGATTACGTAACCTTAGCTAGAAAATCATTCATCAATATTTATGATGATATTACCTATTGCGTCATTACTTTCTTGTAATTGATGTGAAGAAATTATTTCATCTAGGTTGAATGTTTTTGCAATACGGTGAACTAACGCATCTTCGTCCATAGCTTTAGTTATATCTTCAATTGCTTTTATCTTTGCGTATTCCGGTTCTGAATAAACCAATACAAAATGTACTGTCACGTTTTTCCTTGAAAATGCTTGGTAATCTACCGATGGCTCACGATTACCGGTAGAGGCATAACTTCCTACAGCGCCATTCAATGCAATCATATTTTGAGTACTGCTTAGATTACCTCCAAAATCGACTTCGACTACCCTGTCGACTCCTTTACCTGAAGTTATTTCCAATACTGCCTCAGCGACATTATCTTTACGGTAATTTATAACATCATCAGCTCCAGATTGAATTGCAAGCGAGGCCTTCAGATCGGAGCTCACTGTTGAAATAACTCTTCTAGCTCCACCCCATTTTGCCAATTGGATCCCGTAGTGCCCAACTGCACCAGCGCCTCCAGTTACTAACACAGTCATATCTTTGACTGGACCACTAGCAAACAAGCAACGATGAGCAGTCATTGCCGGAATTCCTATACATGACCCCTCTTGAAAACTTGCATCACTGGCTAGTGGTACGGCCTGTTTAGCTGGAATCGCAATCAGTTCTGCTGCTGTACCAAACTGCCTCTGCCATTGCCCTTCGTATAGCCAAACCCTCTGGCCAATGCGAGAAGTATCAACGCCAATGCCAACTTGCTCTATGACCCCTGAGCCATCACTATGAGGAACAATAAATGGAAAGGGCATTTCAGGTCCTCTTGAGCCCGTACGACTTTTCCAATCTGAAGGATTAACTCCTGAGCAAACTATACGAACTAAAACTTCACCTGCTGATGGCTCTGGATCAGGCAGTGTCCCTATTTCAAAAACATCTTTAGCGGCACCATATTTTGTATACCAAGCTGCTCTCATATTCGATTTTCCCTCTTACTGCCTTAAATATTTGTTTCAACGCCATATTGCAAGCAAATCTGTCGTAACCAAGCTACCACCTCATAATGAAGCGGTATCCCGTTAACTGATCGATCATCGAATGCTTGCCATTCAGGATCTCCTGCCACCAATACTTTGTCATGCCCTTGAGCAGGAGGAGTCTTCTTAAGATCCATGATGAAATGATCCATCCTCTGCTTAAAAGCCTCTACGTCGCTAAATGCATCTATATTATATGCAGCAAAATAATGTCGATAATTCGATCGATCTGCAGTGATGCCGTAGTCAGAACCCGCTAGTACTGAGCACAATATATCTACAGCAACCGCTAACCCATAACCTTTATGCGAGCCTCCATCACGATGAGTACCAAGGGGCAATAAATTAAAATCATCTGGAACAAAGGCAGGTTCCATTAAAGGTGATCCTTCGGCGTCTGCGATAGTCCCACCTGGAAGCATCGATCCTATTCTCTTAACATTACGAACTTTGTTTACGGGCACAACACTTGTAGCCATATCAAAAACCCAAGGTCTGCAAAATTTTGCGGGGGCCGCAATTGCAATTGGGTTTGTTCCAAGGCGAGGTATGCGACCAAATGTGGGTAAAACCGACGGGCTCGTTGCAGTCAAGCACATTCCAATCATGTCATGGGGTAAAGCCATCATAGCGTGGTAGGCAGCCATACCTAAATGACCACTATTAGCCATAGTTACAACCCCTACTCCATTTTCTCGAGCTTTGTTGATAGCTATTTCCATTGCCTTGGGCGCAAGAATAATTCCAAGGCCTCTATCACCATCAATATTTGCGGATGCAGTTCTTTCTCTTTGGATATGCCATTGAGGTTCTGGATTTTGTGAACCATCTGAATATCTCTCCAAATAAACCTGAAGCATATTGGAAACACCATGGCTATCTACACCTCGCAAGTCAGCCATCACAATGACTTCAGCTGCTATTACAGCATCCTCTTGGGGAACCCCTGCTTTTCGAAAAAGCTCGCGGGTAATATGTTTCAAATCCTGGGATGAAACTCTTATAGCATCAGATTCTTGGACTTTAAAATTATCTTGCACTGCTAATAATCTCAATGGCAGATTTTGCTACCAATTCGTCTTGATCAGGTTTCGCACCACTAACACCAATTGCACCTACTAAAGTGCCATCCTCTCTGCGTATTGGCAATGCTCCCTGCCATGGGATAAGGCGGCCATTTTCCATCATCGAAAGTGCTCGTACGACCGGTTGATCCCATCGGTCTTTTAAATCTCCACTAGGCATATCCCACGCGGCAGAGGCTGCTGCTTTCCCTTGCGAAATAGGAACTGTTCTCCACAAAGCACCATCCATTCTTGTTACCGCGATAATGTCCCCACGTGGATCGAGAATTGAAATACAGACTCTTATTCCTAATTCTTCCGCTTTCTGAACTGAGGCAGAAATCATTCTCATAGCTTCATCAAGTTTTAATTGTTCCATTTTTATAAATATCCTCTATTTCCGAATTACAAATGCATTCCATCACTATTAAGTTTGAGTATCAACCCCAGCAAAACAAAATTTGAATTAACGAAGGCAACTTGAATGGAATTTAGCGTTTTTGCAAAAATCGTAGTAATGTACGCAAATAATACGGAAAAAGACATTAACAGTACTTAATTTAAGGATTTTCTATGTCAGTCATTGATGCAGATGCGCATGTCGTAGAATCTGAAAGAACTTGGGATTTTATCCCTGAAGATTTACAGCCTTATAGGCCTGCTGTGCTATTACCAAAAGAGGGGTATAAAACCTCTTCCCCTGAATTTTGGTACATAGACGGCCGGGCTTTCGGAAAAGGTTCAAATATCGGGTTTGATACTGACGAAGAAACGCGTGAAGCAAGCGACATAAAAAAACGCTTGGCTCATATGGATGAACTTAATGTTTCTATGCACGTGCTCTATCCAAGCATTTTCCTGCGCCCTCTTGCAAGTCATCCTGAAGTAGAGATAGCCCTAGCACAGGGCTACAACCGTTGGTTGGCAGACATACACCGTCAAGGCGGGGGTCGACTCCGATGGGCGGTGATTATACCCACTATGTCTATTGAAAAATGTATAGAAGAGTTGAATTTCGGTAAACAAAATGGAGCCTGTGCAGTTTTTATGCGCGGGATTGAAGGTTCCCATCGACTTTCAGATCCTTACCTATACCCAGTTTGGGAAGAAGCTCAAAGGCTGAATCTTCCCATATGCGTTCATGCTGCAACAGGTAATTTTGCTTTCTTTGATTATTTTGGGCGAGATGCTGGATTTTCGACTTTTAAACTTCCTGCAGTTGGAGCCTTTCATGACTTGATCATGAAAGATATGCATAAAAAATTTCCCGACCTAAGATGGGGGTTCGTTGAAATCAGTGCATCTTGGTTGCCCTATGCCTTAAATGATCTATCACTGAGATTTGCTAAACGTGGAGTAGCTTGGCCAGGTAAAGAACTTTTGGAAGAGAGAAATATTTGGGTGGCAGTGCAAACAGCTGATGACCTTGGCTACATAATTGAACAGGCAGGCGATGATCATTTAATGCTCGGCACAGATTATGGGCACAATGACACTTCTACCGAACTTCACGCACTAAGAAATTTGCGTGAAAACGGAGGCCTAGATAATTCGATTGCAGACAAAATATTAGACACAAATCCAACGAGGCTCTATGCGCTTTGAGCCGCGATAAAAAAGCGCCAGTCTAAGAAAAAGGCAAAGGGAGGAAATATGCTTTTAGTTAAGACTAAGAATTTTGTGAGGTTGGCAGCCGTTGTAGTTTTGATTACTTCAATTTCAGTTTTTTCTGCAGGCTGCGGTATTTTTGGAGGCGACGACTACCCTTCTAGTGATATCGAATGGTATGTAGGTTTCTCTGCCGGCGGTGGTTTTGACACCGCAAGCAGAATTATTGCCGAAGAGATGAGTACTGATCTTGGTACTAATGTCGTTGTGCGTAATCTAGCAGGGGGCGGAGGTAGGCGCGCTGCTCAGGAAATCCACAAGGCTCCGGCAGATGGATACGCCATTTCCATCATGAATATGCCCAATCAAATCCTTGCAGAAAAAATTGACCCACAGGGAGTCAATTTCAATAATTTAAGCTGGATCGGACGTGCAGTTATTCAGACCTATGGTCTTTACACTGCAGCAGACAGTAAATTCAACACACCAGCCGAATTAGCTGCAGCAGGCGACGATATTAGATTCTGCCTATCAGGGCTCTCTGGACACTCATTTCTTGTAGCTTCAGTAACGACTGAAGTAATGAAAATTGCATGGAATCCTGTAACTGGCTACAAGGGAGCTGAGACACAAGCAGGGCTTCTAAGAGGCGATTGCGAGCTTGCCCTAGGACCAATGGCTGGAAGTACTCTTTCTGCGGTGCAAAGTCCGGACTTTAAAGCCTTATGGATCTACGAAGACGATCGTTTTGCACCTTTGCCTGATGTCCCAACCGTGAAAGAGCTTGGTTTCCCTCAATTGGGTGGTGGTAAATTTGCCAACAATGGCCTCGTAGCCGCATCGCCTGGGACACCAGACGATATTGTGAAAAAGCTTAGTGAATCTTTTGACAGAGCTCTACAAGACCCCGATGTAATTGCAGGGATTAATAAAAAAGGTATGGCTGTATCACGACTCAGTCCTGCTGAAACTTCTAGTGTAGTTGATGGGATGAGCGGAATAGTAAGTGAGTACCTTGAATTAGTTAGAGCCAAATCACAGTCGAGGTAATTATCTGATAGTGGCTCATACGGTGATAACAAATGATTGAAGCAATGATCGCTGCATTAGCAAACATGAGCGACCCAGCGGTCATTGCTGCCATCTGCCTTGGCACGTTACTAGGGGTGATATTTGGAGTTATTCCAGGCCTAGGAAGCGTAATTGCAATGACGCTCATCATGCCTTTCACTTTCGGGTGGGATCCGATCGTTGCTATGTACGTTTTTGCAGGAATCATTGGAACTGCAAGTACCGGGGGGGCTGTACCAGCTATTTTGCTCAACACTCCAGGGACAATAGCAAACGTATGCACCACATTTGATGGTTTCCCTATGACCAGGCGCGGTGAAGGTGGGCGTGCAATAGGGCTTGCAGCTACCGCATCAGGACTTGGCACTCTATTCAGCATTGTGGTTTTAGCGGCATTATTGCCAGTAGC
Proteins encoded in this window:
- the arfB gene encoding aminoacyl-tRNA hydrolase, coding for MLKISRHIEIPENEVRFSFITSSGPGGQNVNKVSTAVQLYFDVTHSVYIPENIKKRLRILAGKKMTRDGVIIIKAQRFRSQDRNRIDALNRFTDLIHNASRPPQIRRPSAPSKSSIERRLTDKRNRSLRKEMRSASLDHE
- a CDS encoding LLM class flavin-dependent oxidoreductase, translating into MTRSKNRVRFGINPRGLPYDQIIKVAKAAEAAGFANISFSDRPPENNLEGWTLATAVAVQTSKIRVTHSTLNVPFRNPALLSKMATGLDVITGGDRLILTLGAGIQEDHFVNYGIEFGSAGYRVDGVIDTIEILRGTWQSDSFSYQGNRYSVENAVVTPRPVNASIPIFLGAALPRMLRLSGEQADGWIRNGGWPADIDAYKAQLEILEESATRVHRDPGTIHRVVNCNAYVGNDDPDSKLAPTFGNQGGLTGSPDQVLEIIETYREAGVDTFHVQFLNDIIDEQIPEFGEKIIAKIT
- a CDS encoding NADPH:quinone reductase gives rise to the protein MRAAWYTKYGAAKDVFEIGTLPDPEPSAGEVLVRIVCSGVNPSDWKSRTGSRGPEMPFPFIVPHSDGSGVIEQVGIGVDTSRIGQRVWLYEGQWQRQFGTAAELIAIPAKQAVPLASDASFQEGSCIGIPAMTAHRCLFASGPVKDMTVLVTGGAGAVGHYGIQLAKWGGARRVISTVSSDLKASLAIQSGADDVINYRKDNVAEAVLEITSGKGVDRVVEVDFGGNLSSTQNMIALNGAVGSYASTGNREPSVDYQAFSRKNVTVHFVLVYSEPEYAKIKAIEDITKAMDEDALVHRIAKTFNLDEIISSHQLQESNDAIGNIIINIDE
- a CDS encoding Ldh family oxidoreductase; this encodes MQDNFKVQESDAIRVSSQDLKHITRELFRKAGVPQEDAVIAAEVIVMADLRGVDSHGVSNMLQVYLERYSDGSQNPEPQWHIQRERTASANIDGDRGLGIILAPKAMEIAINKARENGVGVVTMANSGHLGMAAYHAMMALPHDMIGMCLTATSPSVLPTFGRIPRLGTNPIAIAAPAKFCRPWVFDMATSVVPVNKVRNVKRIGSMLPGGTIADAEGSPLMEPAFVPDDFNLLPLGTHRDGGSHKGYGLAVAVDILCSVLAGSDYGITADRSNYRHYFAAYNIDAFSDVEAFKQRMDHFIMDLKKTPPAQGHDKVLVAGDPEWQAFDDRSVNGIPLHYEVVAWLRQICLQYGVETNI
- a CDS encoding heme-binding protein — translated: MEQLKLDEAMRMISASVQKAEELGIRVCISILDPRGDIIAVTRMDGALWRTVPISQGKAAASAAWDMPSGDLKDRWDQPVVRALSMMENGRLIPWQGALPIRREDGTLVGAIGVSGAKPDQDELVAKSAIEIISSAR
- a CDS encoding amidohydrolase; its protein translation is MSVIDADAHVVESERTWDFIPEDLQPYRPAVLLPKEGYKTSSPEFWYIDGRAFGKGSNIGFDTDEETREASDIKKRLAHMDELNVSMHVLYPSIFLRPLASHPEVEIALAQGYNRWLADIHRQGGGRLRWAVIIPTMSIEKCIEELNFGKQNGACAVFMRGIEGSHRLSDPYLYPVWEEAQRLNLPICVHAATGNFAFFDYFGRDAGFSTFKLPAVGAFHDLIMKDMHKKFPDLRWGFVEISASWLPYALNDLSLRFAKRGVAWPGKELLEERNIWVAVQTADDLGYIIEQAGDDHLMLGTDYGHNDTSTELHALRNLRENGGLDNSIADKILDTNPTRLYAL
- a CDS encoding tripartite tricarboxylate transporter substrate binding protein, producing the protein MLLVKTKNFVRLAAVVVLITSISVFSAGCGIFGGDDYPSSDIEWYVGFSAGGGFDTASRIIAEEMSTDLGTNVVVRNLAGGGGRRAAQEIHKAPADGYAISIMNMPNQILAEKIDPQGVNFNNLSWIGRAVIQTYGLYTAADSKFNTPAELAAAGDDIRFCLSGLSGHSFLVASVTTEVMKIAWNPVTGYKGAETQAGLLRGDCELALGPMAGSTLSAVQSPDFKALWIYEDDRFAPLPDVPTVKELGFPQLGGGKFANNGLVAASPGTPDDIVKKLSESFDRALQDPDVIAGINKKGMAVSRLSPAETSSVVDGMSGIVSEYLELVRAKSQSR